CCAGACCATTCACGTCGTTGATCATGAAGAAGTAAAGAATTCAAAAGaaaggacgagatgagcaggccgttcagctgatggtaatatatacgctctgcctattacaatgcagtgccgctcaggattcttacaAAACAGAAAAACTGAACGgtattacaattattgcgctcgtcaccttaatacataaggtgttaaatctcatttgcccagtaatttcactagctacggcgcctttaatacctaaacacaataatgcttacacattactgcttcacggcagaaatatgtgCCGTTGTGGTTTCCCCTAAGATTTttggcatcctgtgccaagggGCCTCCCACTACTAATGCAAGtagcaataaaattaaaaatggttaaataaacatatattttttatgaattggttttatttttattggcaAATATATACACAATGAGTTCTTAATAAAGATGACAAAGACTAAGTAAAgacaaaagttaaataaaaatggaCCTATTAAGTACTTGTTACCAAATAGATAATCAGCAGGCTCACACAACACAGTGATAAACTTATTACAAATAAGTAAGTATTTCATCGTTATATTAATGCTCTTATCTAGCGATTCAACggtttcttaaataaaatgtagaaaCAACATACCTTGCTCGTTTggcaatatttgtttatttattatcggTCTCTGTACCACTTGCGATCCTTGTGAAATAATTCCGATGACCGGTACTGTAacaaacaatacatataatgcATTGACACACATACAAACTATCCTATATTAATTCTACCATTTGACATTACAAGTCAAACCTTTaaaaaattttggcttcaagataatgacACGAATGTAGAATTTCGGGAAGAGtataattgtaggttttagtaatgatcatagtgatacaaagaTTGCATAGATTTatcattatttagttttatttatcgaAAATATAGGCTCTGATtctgaataaatctatgaaatatatccgaattaaatgtaaaataattatcaaactttgcatcactattataattactaaaacctacaattatcctcttcccgaaattttacattcgcGTCATtcattaatgtttataatatcaaaCAAAATACCCTCCATACACTGTGATATTATGGAATGTTACACGTAGTACACTaggtttttatatattatactgccTTATTCATAGTAAAAGACATCGACAATATAAacctatattagttaaaatttatttaagcctttcaaacgttcgataaaattctttattcatAATCGCTTGTTACCTTCTATAACGCTACCATTTCGAAAGTAAATGTGATTTTAATGCAAGTATTTATCGAGGTTTGGCTCTGAAAATAGACAGCTCACTATGTCAAAAAGTTGTCAAACAGATAAAACGTCAAAAATGAAACGAAgcaaagaatttaaatttacttgTGAAACTTCGTTATTCTAGTTATATTCGTTCAGTTTATTTCGTTTGTTTTCAGTTATATTAACGAATTAGTCTTAACAGAACTTACTCATAAATACTACAAGGGTACTCCTGGCAGCGATAAGGCCTGATGTGGCCAGTACATACGACATGCAGCTGACCACACCGACTGTCTCGTCGGAGAGGCGGAGGCGCCGCTTCAGAACTGTCAGGATCAGAAGAGTACCTGTGTTCAAGATCAAAAGCATTACTTATTATGTCTCttagtatgttaaaaaaatcagaaatgaggagatccgtatgagaaccaaagtcatcgatatagcccaaatgattgcgaaactgcaGTGGCAGTGGATCGACGGACAGAatgccggtggggcagtaaaatcctcgaatgctgaccacgtactggaagacgcagtgtttgtaggccttccacaagatggaccgaatatctggtcaggatcgccggaatacgttcgaCGAGGgtagtgcaggaccgatcgtcgtggagatatatcggggaggcctttgtccagcagtggacgtcttccggctgatgatgttaAACGTGTGAAGAAGTCCTGTGACTTAATTATAACCAAGTAAAAATTGGGTACCTAGTAAGTACTTAGTATTTAGTGCTATCACATATTGTAATAAAGCCATAATTATCTGGAAAATTCAACATTTTCTCTGTTTTGTAGGAGTAGTGTCTGTTGCATCTGTATCCGTACTTAATAAATATGctatattgtaaatgtatcgcaaattaaaatcaaattaaagctTAAAGCATTACACGACTAGAAGCAAATTCTTCATAATTAATCTGATCCTTCTTAAGATTTTGTTGATAATAAATAAGTGCAAAGTCAAATAAAGAAGTGGGAGCGGTTGCACTTCATTCTGATtagaaaacaattaaaaataatctctcatataaatacaattaataaaattatcacgACGTTACAGTTACGTCATGAAATGAGTAATTAACTTTTATCACAAAGATcttttaattttcatatattttaagttGAATTCTGCTATCTTGAATGCTTTTGCGTCACGCTAAGACTTACTTTACAAGCGCTCTAGTGCGCTGTTGATCTGTTTTTGACTTAACTCTCATTAGCCCACATTCAGTTGTTCAGAAAACATTCAAACTTCATTCCTGTCGACGCAAGATGCGACCAATTTAGCTGACCAGTTTCTCCCTCTatacgaaattatatttttattcaaaatagcatttaAAATCGTGAAAACTTATTCGAAATACCTCAAAATTGGTaggaacgggtgcaagaaactcagtaggcatcttctttttatataaatctttgttgcaattaaatttattacttcaatagtaaaattttttccgtaaattaaattaaattaaattaattaaattttttttggtcAGTTTACTTCCAAGTAGACCACCAGCTATCTCACAGGTCATGTTGATGGATATTGCTCCGACTCAAGGGCGTGGACGCTGGATTTGCCAAGGCTGTGCGCTactctgtttcttctgcatgtcAATGATGTGTTGAATGATTCCCACATGCAGGCATTGAGGCGCGAGAAGGTAGTTATTAAGGCACAATACGCTGCGTATTTTTTTCGATGGGAAGGAAAATACTTAAATCATCCGAGTGACAAGCGCCAGCGGTTTGCTGAACTTAAGCGTCCCTACGCCTGTGAAGGCGGTGTGGTTAAGTTTGTGTTGGTGATGCTTTTGCGGTTGTAATATAGTCTTCCGGGTGTACTGTAGCGAACCTGGAGAATCTCAATGTATTCGACTGTGGTGAAGCGTCGTGTAGCCACATGCCTTCCTCACCGAGATGTTCGAGTGGTATGGCGCCTTGTCATAAAGCGTCGCGATATGTCTTGAAGTGTTGAGCGATGTTTGGTAGCtcaagatcgcgatggagattTTCATTCCGAATGAACCACTGCGCTCCCGTGGCTGTGAGCGTGAATTTATTAGCTACTTGCGCCGTATGCAAGTAGGTTTGTAAAGTATTTTGAGgtgttttcaaaaaaaattgtacaatttCCTAAAAGACCAGCAtcactgtgattcctctcgtgttgaaagagaatgtgggcggcggtgatcacttaacatacaACAGGTGAAACGTACAATATACAATCATAGGCTATGTCAATCCTCAGGGATTGCTTTATATTTCATGATTTATTTTGCGGTTAAGTCTAGCCACGGGTTCCAAACACTTCAAGAGGGGGCATATGTTAGTGCATGCTTTTTCTTAAGTGTACGTTTCTAACAGTAACTCATACCGCAAGCCTCGATAGACAGCTTTTTGTGAAGAACATTACCACATACAATTGTCAAATGTTATTCATTCGTACTTACCTACAAAGCTCACGATATTCCTGTAGGCCAAGAAGGATCCGAACAATATATCGTCCCAGTTGAACTTGTATCTGTAGTACATGTACGAGACTAACACCTCCGCTGTCGAATAATATAAAGTACATTATAATCAGCATTTTACATTTTGTGCATTTTACagttaatataattgtttaaatactaaaaaaagatTAAACGAAGCTCCAATAACGGAGTTCTCTAATACAGAATTTAaatatctaattaaaaaaagaatgacattaaattttattttaaataatgattattaactattatattacaTCCTATAGTCAAAAACTTTACATTCAGGATTCATTTCGGATAGATCTGGAAACATGTGCTTAGTTATTGTTTTTATCCACACCCATGCCTTAAATCATCTATTAAAGATTATAAAACAgatagcttattgccaacattaaaacaaccaatgtcctaataatcaTAACAtcacccaaacgagtgttgtaatgaaattcagtacaacattacatcttccgttttcataataacactgctttggatgatattatggttactaggactggcttttttaatgatagcagcaagtttcagaatcttttattcatattatgggtgtagataaaagtcttgtaaactgttgataattaggtattaaaacactcatgtaatACTATTATCCATAAAACCCACCCCTTTTTGCACaaaagttgcataaataactattatattatgtttctatTTGTTTGTCTCAGTCCATCAATTCAGTCTAGTCGACCAGTAGTTTGTAAGCATATTTAAAGATTAAGCAATTACCTGACAGAAGCACTCGGTCCCCAAGTGCTACAATGAGCATGAGTACAATGATCATACGCTTATATCCTTCTCTTGGTCGCAGCAGACAATGCACCGCGTTGAAAGGTAGGCGCCAGTTAACAACTGACACTTTGTTCTCTGTGTTCACATTGACGTCCTTCATCGCCACCAATACGTAGATTAgagatgacagctgtcaacaaattaatgagacttaaaataACGTAGTCATGGTAAGAATGTTTTTATAGTTAGCG
The window above is part of the Leptidea sinapis chromosome 8, ilLepSina1.1, whole genome shotgun sequence genome. Proteins encoded here:
- the LOC126965611 gene encoding uncharacterized protein LOC126965611 isoform X2, translating into MGTHRAAVQIAHVIGSISGPLLYRTLGFYGVFPLVLLLQLSSLIYVLVAMKDVNVNTENKVSVVNWRLPFNAVHCLLRPREGYKRMIIVLMLIVALGDRVLLSAEVLVSYMYYRYKFNWDDILFGSFLAYRNIVSFVGTLLILTVLKRRLRLSDETVGVVSCMSYVLATSGLIAARSTLVVFMIPVIGIISQGSQVVQRPIINKQILPNEQGKIYSVLGALESATQTISSPLYSLLYSTTVPVMPDAWLIPGITLAVIQIIAYFFGRKLRLLKKNTNDISEPKEEDNVRHTNEENIKDDNVHSKGNMT